The DNA sequence ACGGCATTTTTTAACCCATTAGGATAGTGTAAAATTCATAATGAGATCTTAAACTTGCGAGACAGAAGGTCCACTGGTGACCCGTTGTCCGCATGATTCATACTGCGATCGCTTCAACCGCTGTTTTAGCTTCATGAGACATGACACCCTCTCAAAAACCCCTGCAAGGCACCGTCGAAGGAGCTAGGACGCACACACGGGAGACAACGAAAGAGTTGGTCCGACAACGTTAGATAATGGACACAGATGAGCTTTCCTGACCGCCTGCCGATGGCCCCTCAATAATTATAAGAGCCTGGAGAAGGGTTTCTGTCCCTCCGACGACTGTCTAAGCCAGGGAACCGATTGTGATGATCATGTTGAAACACACACGCTTGAATGTACTTTTCTGTGGTGAAGGAGGCACATATCGCATGGTCAGAATGGTTGTTGCAGCGTTtgctttaggccaaaaaaaaaaaattgtctgtttagggtaacccgaccgaccctatcgatttggcgccgacccaaaaacttttttttgatttcaaaaaaaaaaagaaaaaaaaaagaggtaaaaatgctaaaaagagacatttggcgtttctttctctccctttctctctgttttatttatacgttagttttgaaacatgtattcatcaaatataagaagtgaatttacacacacacacacaaaaaaacaaaaaaaacaaaaaaaacccctacctacctaccgaccctactttttttggtcatgttaccctaaacagacaaatttttttttttggccttaaataTAAAGTAGTTCTTAGTTGATAGGCGAGAGCAAacttgaaaaacacacacacacacacacgcacaggcacacacacacacacacacacacacacacacacacatacacacacactggcacacacacacacacacacatgtatacacacacaaacacactattCCATTAAACGACTATGGGTGGAAATTGTAAGAAAAAAAGTGGAAATAGTCCGTCAGAGAAAAGCTTGCCATAACATTAAGGGAGCCGTAAAGTGGATGTTCCGCTGTACTGTCCGTGCTTTATAACAAATCTTTAGTATTTCATTGTTGGTAGGCAAGAGCCAACTTGAAATTGAGATATGTAAAAACTCAGACATTGACTGAGCAATTTATAGAGTCCTAACGCTTTTACACTTGGGTACACAAGCCGTTGTCCATAGTGAGTATGATACTAATTTCTAAAGCAACCCGTATTGTCCGCATGGTTGATAATGTTTGCATGCGTTCTGTATACAGCTGTTGATATTCGCCTAATCGGATAGTACTTTTTCTCACATGAAGTATATGACACATCAAAATCATACCGATATACCGATAAAAATCATACTCAATCGCAAGACTGATTTTTCTGTGGTGAGGCTGCACGATCAGTGGTTGATACTGCGTGAGCTTTATTCGCAGCTTCGGCTGTTCGGTGAAATTGAGAGATATACTGTATATGAGCGTGCGTAGAATCCTGCATATCTCAGACTTGCGAGGCGGACTTTTCAAATGTAGCAGAGATAAACAAACCGTTGTCTGCAAAGTGACATCCGTAGGACACTACAGGCCTCAGATTTGCGAGACAAACTTGTCTGCGTTGATTACCCTAGTGACGCACGATCCATTATCTCAATGGCTGCTACTGTGTGAGCTTTATATCCAGATTCCGCTGCTCAGTCACAATTCATAGGCGAGAACGAACTGGAAATGGTGAGATCTAATACATTGAGGCATCTACAGAATCAAACGGATCTCAAACTTGCAAGGCAGACGTTTTAGCGGTGGTCAGGGCGGCTTTAGAGAGGTCCAAAAGGtgcttttttaatgttttttttagaacgtgtacgtgtacgtgtacgtaACGTGTAAGTGTAGTGTCAGAAAATGAATCTTTTACGTCACACATTTGCTATCCTCTACACATCGTGTGTATTTGTACCAAGAGTTTTCTACGCGTACGGGTCATGTCAAAGTCGACACGTACGCGTACACGTCTTGGCTACACGTACTGCTTCTAGACCTCTGCATTTGAAACACGCATCCGTAGAATCATACATGCCTCACACTTGTGAGACGGACTTTTCCACGTTGGTGTCGCCGGTGACGCACAAGCCGTTGTCGGCGTGGTTGTTGGTGGTGCGCGTGTTGACGCCGCTCTGTTCCACGCTGTGGTAGGTCTTCTTATTAAAGCGCGCGCTCTGAGGCCCCGCCCCCGTGCAGGCTCTCACCACCAGCAGGTGCTCGCGGAACTGCTGCGACATGGTGCAGTAGAGCACGAAGTTGATGGCGTTGTTGATGAGCGCGATCATGTCCAGCGTGTCGGCGATCAAGAAGTACACGTTCTGGAAAAACTGGCGCGACATGGCTGACATGATGATGGCGAAGACCTGGGGGATCTCGCAGACGATGTACATTATGATGATCACCAGAAGCATGGTTGTGGTGCACTGGTGCCGGGCGGTGCGGCCCCCTCCGCCGCCACGCTGCGACGAGTTGCGCCCCTTGTCCGAGTGGGCGAAAAGGCGCTTACGGCGCGCGGCGCTCTCGTGCAGCTTCTTGAGCAGCAGCCCGATGAAGACGGAGATGAGCGTGCAGGGCATCAGCTTGCCGAAGACGGCCATGAGCCAGAAGGACGTGATGGCCAGCTTGCTGGGGTTGTTGGACCCGATGGCGAGGTCGTTCAGTCTGTACAGCGTCTCGTTGTTGCGTATCACCTGCGGCAGAGAACAAAAAACAGATATTCGATGGGGTCAGAATATCAATATCAGGATCATCATCAAGCAAAGAAGGATTATCGTCTGACTTGTAGAGCGTCTGGTTGTTGTGTGTCATTTCGGCGCGCTCGCTCTAAAATGTacgaacgcatgcacgcatgtaTATatacgcatgtacgcacacacacacacacacacacacacacacacacacacgcacacacacacgtacac is a window from the Littorina saxatilis isolate snail1 linkage group LG10, US_GU_Lsax_2.0, whole genome shotgun sequence genome containing:
- the LOC138979058 gene encoding G-protein coupled receptor dmsr-1-like gives rise to the protein MGVPVRVQVIRNNETLYRLNDLAIGSNNPSKLAITSFWLMAVFGKLMPCTLISVFIGLLLKKLHESAARRKRLFAHSDKGRNSSQRGGGGGRTARHQCTTTMLLVIIIMYIVCEIPQVFAIIMSAMSRQFFQNVYFLIADTLDMIALINNAINFVLYCTMSQQFREHLLVVRACTGAGPQSARFNKKTYHSVEQSGVNTRTTNNHADNGLCVTGDTNVEKSVSQV